The following is a genomic window from Synechococcus sp. JA-2-3B'a(2-13).
CCGAGGCGGATTCTGCAGCACGAACAGAAAAGGCCGCACCTCGCCCTGGGTGTTAACTTCCAGCCGCCCCTGCTGGGGGTCGTAGTACCAACGCTCAATGCGCGATAAACCTGGGGCTGTAATCGCCTGAGCCTGGACAGATTCCGGGGGAAACAGCCCTGCCCCCGCCAAGCTCAACAGCAGCATCGCCCCCCATATCTGCCTTGACCCCGGCTTGCCAAATTCGGGCATGACCTTCCATCCACTCCCCACACCTGCAACTATACCAACCTGCTTTCGGAGCAGCCTGGGAAGGAGCGCAATTCCGCTCTTGCCTGCAGGGCTGGGGGATGATGGGTAGAGGCTCGCCCCTTCTTCTTCCTGCTTGTTCTCCGGCGAGGTATCTTGGGATGCCCAGGCCACCGGATCTCCTAACCCTGGCCCGAGCTGGACACGCCCAGTCGATTGTGCAGGTTGTGCGGATGGAGCTGCTGCGGCGTCGCTGGTGTGCCCGAGTAGACTTTGCCGACGAGACCCTGCACGTCCACCTGCTGGGATCCCTGTACCAGCCTGCGCTCTCCCCCCAAGTTGCTGCTGCCCAACTGTTTCTGATCTTGAAGCAACTGCGGATCCCACGGCTGGATCAAGTGGAGATTTGCGCTTTCCGCGGCTCACGCTTGCTCTGGCGGCAGAGCCTAAAGCTGGGATCCCGGCAGCGTTGGGATCGGTTTTCCTTCGATAACTGGGCAGTCAACGCCTGGGCTTACCCGGCTGCGTTTGCGGTGGCCCTGATGGTGAACAACATAGGCTTGTTGCAGTTGTTGCATTTGCCTCTTCACATTTGGATCCACGAATTTGGCCATGCCACCGTCGCCTGGTGGAGCGGGTATCGGGCTTTGCCTCTGCCCATCGGCTGGACAAGCGTTAGCTCGCAGAGGGATCCCTTTGTGTATTTTGGAATCCTCTTTTTACTGATTCTACTCTTCTGGTCAGCCCGCAAGGAGCGGATTGGGTGGCTGCAGGTGCTGGCCATCTTTCTTGCTCTATTGCAGTTTTACATGACCTGGCTGATGCCCAATCGCACCTGGGAGATGTTGTTTGTCTTTAGCGGCGTTGGAGGAGAATTTTATCTCAGCACCTTTTTGATGGCCAGCTTTTATTTTCCCCTGCCAGATCGTTGGCGATGGGACTCTTTGCGATTTGTCGTGCTGGGGATCGCGAGCAGCAACCTGTGGAGAAGCTTTTGGGAATGGCACAGCATCAGACTGGGATTGGCCGAGGTTCCCTGGGGAACTTTGTTGGGCGGCCAAGGAGATGCCAGGGGGGATATGAACCGCCTAAACTACGACTTTGGCTGGAGCACCGATCAAATCATCCAAACCTACACTTTTTTAGGAAACCTGTGTGTCTTATTCGCATTGAGCCTATACGTCCTATTCCTGTTGCGAGCAAACGATGAGACTTGGCTGTATCTGCGAGCAAGGTTTATTCTTTGGATGAATGGTTTGATAAGCTCCAGTTCAAGCAAACCTCCTTAAGATCCTCCTATAGCGATCATTATCCCAACCACAGCTTTTTTCGGCAGCGCCAGCTACATCCAGTGCAAAACTAGCTCTCGGGTAACAGGGATCCCGCTTGTCTCCAGAACTTCCCTAGTGTCCAACTCGATTCCTCAAGGGGGCAGGATCATTTTGGTTTTGGACTGCAGCTTTGCCGGTTGGGAATTGCTCCAACCACTCCGTTGAGCTCAGAGGGCGTTTGTGGTGCCCATCTGGGCAATGACTGGGCGGGAGAAGCGGCACCCCTATCAGGTTGGAGATGGCCTGTTGAGCATTCGCTCTATGCTGAGGGATATGTATAGACAAACTTCCTCTGCAACGGTACTTTACCCATGTCAGCCGCCTTCTCTTGGCCCTACCGCACCCCAGGGATCCCAGACTCTGCCTTTGAACGCATCCCAGGGATCCCGATGAGCCCTCGTGAGGTGCGCGTGTTGGTGCTAAGCCAGTTGCGCCTGGGAGAGAACCACTGCCTGTGGGATATCGGCGCCGGAACCGGCACAATTGCCATTGAAGCGGCTGTTCTATGCCCCAAAGCTCGCGTGATTGCCATCGAGCGAGATGCCGAGGTAGTCAGCCTAATCGAGAGCAATTGCGAGAAATTTGGCCTCACCAACGTGCAGGTGATTCAAGGTACTGCCCCCGATTGTCTGCAACACCTTTCTCCGGCACCGGATCGCATCTGCATTGAGGGAGGCCACCCCCTACGCGAGATCTTGGAAGCCTGCTGGAGCCATCTCAGCCCCAACGGGCGGGTCGTGGCGACGACCAACTCTTTGGATGGGCTCTACGGCCTTTCTGCCGGCCTGGCCGCTGTGCGGGCTCATCATGTGGAGGTGATTCAATCGGCGGTGAACCGCCTGGAACACCGCGGTCGGACTCAAATGCTGCTGGCACTGGATCCCACCTTTGTTTTGAGCGGAGAAAAAATGGGCTAAGTTTTGTGTAAACTGTTTACATTTTTTGGTAAATCTTTTCCTAAGGTGATGGATAAAAGTGGATTGATTTATCTCGGCTGTCTTAGAACCAGCAGAAAAGATTGGGTCACCCAAACCTTAAGCTATACTGATATTTCTCGATCCCAAACTCAAATCTGCTTTTATACCAGATAAGAGAGCTGGGAAACCCAATAGCTATGGATCAATTCCAACACCCCTTTCAGGAGTCACGGGAAGTCAAACTGCGGCAACTGTTGATTCGGGAGCGCTGGCCGGAAATGCTGAAAGGCTGCCGGGCTTGCATCCATTGGGACGACTTCAAGCGACCGGAATGCTGTGGTGATTGCGGCATCGGGGATCGACGCAGGCAAGCAGTAGCCGAAGAAAGCCCACCCAGCAAGTCCCCAGGCATTTAGGGTTCGCAAGCTTCCCAAATTGGGATCCCAGCTCCTGCAGTAACTTTGGTAGTTTCTATTGAGAACTTTTACTCAGGGAGTTTTACCTAAAAACCGGGTCTCAAGCCCGGTCTTCATACCTGCCTGCGGCGGAAGCAAGCTGGCAAAGTGGGGAGGCAACGAGCGCCTCTCCCAAGATTGCTATGTCGTCGCTCCCTAGCCTCTCATCTTGCCCTCATTGGCCCCCTGCTTCCGCTTCTCAGAGGCAGCTCCCCAGCAACCTCAAGGGGGGCAGGAGGATCCATATCAATTTCTACACCAACCCAGTTAGCGACAGGGTCGGCGACAAGCCTCAAACCCTGATTCTTCCGTTGACCCGGTCGATCCCGCTCTGGGCAAGGGTTTCAGGCCCCTCGGCGGAGAAAAATAAGGGGAAATTGCAGCCGTTCGCGCCAGCGGGACGGAGTCCTTAAACGAGACCCTGTCGATCTAGGCCCCTGGATCCCGCTCTGGACAAGGGTTTCAGGCCCCTCGGCGGAGAAAAATAAGGGGAAATTGCAGCCGTTCGCGCCAGCGGGACGGAGTCCTTAAACGAGACCCTGTCGATCTAGGCCCCTGGATCCCGCTCTGGACAAGGGTTATAATCGGGGAGAGTCGCTTCCCTTCGGGGAAGTGGAATTAATGGAATTAATGGAAACAATACGAAACTTCTCAATCACCAGTACCCCCATCATGCCCCACGCTAGGGGGTAGAACTTGGCACTGGCAAACCCTGCCTGCAGGGCCATTTGTCGTTGCTCTTCTCCAGAGGGAAAGCGATCTAGGCTGGGATCAATGTAGGCATATTCGGATCCCAGTCCCAAAGTTTTGGCCTGGGCGACCACCTGAGTGTTCAAGTACCAGCGCTGAAATTGTTCGCAAAGAGGGATCCCTGTGGGGCGGTGAAAATCCAAAATGGCGGCACGACGTCCTGGCTTCAGTACTCGCCTAATCTCTCGCAAGGCTTGGGGAATATCGGTTACATTGCGCAAGCCGTAGCCCATGGTAATGGCATCGAAGCTACTGTCGGGAAAAGGTAAGGCCAAGGCATCTCCCAAAACCCACTCCAGGGAGTAGCCAGGGAAGAGCCGGGAGCGACGCCGGGCAATCGCCAGCATGGCGGGAGAGAAATCTAGGCCCACCACATGTCCCCTTCGTCCTACTCGGCGGGCCAACTGCAGAGCCAGATCACCGGTTCCACAGCACAGATCCAGCACATATCCTCCTGAGCTGGCGCCCGACCAACGCACGGCCATACGCTTCCAAACCTGATGGAGGCCCAGGCTCAAGGTTTGGTTGAGGGAGTCATAGTGGGGAGCAATGCGGTCAAAAAGCGCTCGGATTTCCTCAGGCTGTTCAAAGGTTGGGCTAGGCACCTCTTCTCAACTCCACCTCATGTTCCCCGTACAAACTTTGTTGCTCCTGTTGCTCCGCAACGCTACGTGACCGGATCTGTGGTCTGAAGCTAAAGGAAGAGGGGTGTTACGGCGGCACTGGGATCCCACTGGCTCCCACTCGGTGGCGGCGGCTGGGGTAATCAGCCAAACTCAGGGACAGGGATCGGGATCCGGCTAGGCTCGAGGCTGGGATGCGGATGGTTCCCTGGAAGACTTGGCTATTGGGGGGCAGCTCCCCCGGCAAACCTTGGGTGAGCGCGTTGATTGACCGTCCATTGTCGTCAGTAATGTTCAGGAAGCTATAGAGAAAGCGCACCGTCTCTGCCGAGTTGTTTTGCATAGCTACATTCAGAACCACTTGGCTTCCCTCGCGACGAACCGAAAGCACCTGCATAGAGACCTGTCCACTGGCGGCAATTGGTAGGGGGGGCGGAGGTGGTGTGGGCGCCGGCGGGGCAGGAACTCCGTCCTGCTGACGCGGACGGGGAGCTGGAGGAGATGGAGTGGCGGGGCGAGGAGTTGGCGACGGGGCCGCCGCCAATTCAGGAGACAATCTGGGGGTGGGTGTTGGAGTGGGAGTTGCAACCGGCGTGGGTGCTGGGGTAAAGAGGGGGGTGGGAGTTGGGGACGGACGAAGGCTGGCTTCGGCTGCTGCAATTACCTCAGCCTCGTTCAGCAAAGGCACAGTACGGGGATCCCGAACTTCGCGGGAAGGAGAAGCCCGACCGGCGCCGGTGGCGGGAGAAGAAACCCCCGATAGAGCTCGCTGACCAAATAGGTAGCCCAGACAAGCACTCAACACCGTTGTGAAGAGAAACGCGCTCAGCCAGAACAGCACCCCCGAGAATGTGGAGGCGAACTCCTGAGACGGTTTGGCCGGTCTACGCAAAGGCTGTTAACTCCTGCTGCTAGTTCGCTTTCCTATGATACGAAAGTGACAGAGAAGCTAGGGGTTCTCGACCGGGGCAGAGTTTTTGCGTTGTTGCTCATGGGCCTGTAGCGGGGCGCTGTCTAAGTTGGGCAGCCGCTCCCCCAGCCACCAACCCGGATCTTCCCAGCTCAGGGATCCCAGCCATTTCCCGGCCCGATCTGCCAAGACCAAGCCCAACAAAACGGGAGCAGTGGTGATCCCCAGCGCTAGGCTGAGCCAGAGCGGTTGAGCAGATCGAAAAGAGGCCGAAGCAGCCTTTTGTTCAGGCGGAGATATCGGCTTGGGATCTGTCATGGTCGAGCTTTTGAGCCTGAAGTTCAAGTGCGCTGTTGTTAGGTTAATCTCAAGCGTCAGTGGATTTCCAGCGTAATGTCGATTGTGCTGATCTGTGGCCCTGTGCGCTCTGGCAAAAGCCGGCTGGCAGAGGGTTTGGCTGCGGCTTCGGGCTTGCCGGTTATCTACCTGGCTACCGGGCCGAAACCCGATCCCAAGACGGATCCAGAATGGGCAGAGCGCGTTCAACAGCACCGGCAACGGCGGCCTTCCAGTTGGCAAACTTGGGAAACCGGGAGGGACTTGGGGGCAGAACTGCAAAAGTTGCCCCAGCCCTGTTGTGCGCTGGTGGATTCGCTGGGGGGATGGGTGGCGCAGGGCCTAGACTGTCCCTCTTCAGAATGGGATCCCTTGGTGCAATCCTTCTTGGCAACCTTGCAAAGCCATAGAGGGGAGATCCTCCTGGTGTCTGAAGAAGTGGGCTGGGGGGTGGTGCCCGCTTACCCACTGGGGCGGCGGTTTCGGGATCGGATGGGGGAACTGACCCAAAGGCTGGCTCCCCTGGCCGACCAAGTGTTTTTGGTAACGGCAGGTTTTGCCCTCGATCTCACCCGCCTGGGGATCCCGGTGGCAGGCAAGATGGAACAGAGCTGAGATAAGCTGCATTTGCAAGCCAGATAGCTGTGTTGCCGTGCCGATTACCCTCTACCTTCCTGCCAAGGCCATTCAAACTCTGGATCTCACCCCCGGCCATGAGCTGGTGAAAACCTTGATGGCCGATCCCGTGCGTGCTGCCCAGCAGGTGCAATGCGCCATCGATTGGCCGCGCAGCCCTGAGGATCCACGGGAGCTGTCCGAGATCCCGGAGGTGCGCCTGTGGTTTATTCGTTGGGATACAGTCTACCCCTGGATGCCCTACTTTCTCAATTGGCGCCAAGGAGAACTCGCCCGTTACGCGGCTATGATGGTGCCCCACCAATTCAACCCTCGGGAGGGTATTGTTTACAACCCAGAAGCGTTGGAGATCTTTGTCTATCA
Proteins encoded in this region:
- the cbiT gene encoding precorrin-6Y C5,15-methyltransferase subunit CbiT — translated: MSAAFSWPYRTPGIPDSAFERIPGIPMSPREVRVLVLSQLRLGENHCLWDIGAGTGTIAIEAAVLCPKARVIAIERDAEVVSLIESNCEKFGLTNVQVIQGTAPDCLQHLSPAPDRICIEGGHPLREILEACWSHLSPNGRVVATTNSLDGLYGLSAGLAAVRAHHVEVIQSAVNRLEHRGRTQMLLALDPTFVLSGEKMG
- the ubiE gene encoding bifunctional demethylmenaquinone methyltransferase/2-methoxy-6-polyprenyl-1,4-benzoquinol methylase UbiE; protein product: MPSPTFEQPEEIRALFDRIAPHYDSLNQTLSLGLHQVWKRMAVRWSGASSGGYVLDLCCGTGDLALQLARRVGRRGHVVGLDFSPAMLAIARRRSRLFPGYSLEWVLGDALALPFPDSSFDAITMGYGLRNVTDIPQALREIRRVLKPGRRAAILDFHRPTGIPLCEQFQRWYLNTQVVAQAKTLGLGSEYAYIDPSLDRFPSGEEQRQMALQAGFASAKFYPLAWGMMGVLVIEKFRIVSINSINSTSPKGSDSPRL
- the cobU gene encoding bifunctional adenosylcobinamide kinase/adenosylcobinamide-phosphate guanylyltransferase yields the protein MSIVLICGPVRSGKSRLAEGLAAASGLPVIYLATGPKPDPKTDPEWAERVQQHRQRRPSSWQTWETGRDLGAELQKLPQPCCALVDSLGGWVAQGLDCPSSEWDPLVQSFLATLQSHRGEILLVSEEVGWGVVPAYPLGRRFRDRMGELTQRLAPLADQVFLVTAGFALDLTRLGIPVAGKMEQS
- a CDS encoding CRR6 family NdhI maturation factor → MPITLYLPAKAIQTLDLTPGHELVKTLMADPVRAAQQVQCAIDWPRSPEDPRELSEIPEVRLWFIRWDTVYPWMPYFLNWRQGELARYAAMMVPHQFNPREGIVYNPEALEIFVYQKIFVLMRWFKQQNLGSVSMLRDMALVFGFEIQPEFLALWEAEP